GCGGATGATGCGGGCAATCTGCGCGCAATCCTCCAGCGAGAATGTCAGCGGCACACGCATATCTATTATCCCGTGCAGAATCCGGTCGCTCGCTGGCATCGCAGGGGCATCCGCATAGCGCCAGCTGTCATAGCGAGAGGTAAAAGCAACCGGTTCCGACGCGCCAAACCACTTCAGTTCGACGCCGCGCGCCGCACAACGGTTGAGAACCTCGGTGATATTCTGATCAGTCCAGTCCAGCAGCAGAAACTGAATGGAAGAGCCGACATAAAGCTCCTCTTCTGGGCGCTCGACCACCTTCAGACCCGGCGTATCGCGCAGGCCCGCCTCGATCCGCTGATATCGGGCATTCCAGCGCTGCACCTGTTGATCAAGATCCCGCAACTGCGGACGCAGGATTGCGGCGCGCAGATTGTCCATCCGCCCCGAGATGTTCGGCGTCTCATATTTGATGCGCTCAAATACCTCAGGTCCGGGCGCCGCACGATGGCGGGAATAGAGCATATAGGACCCGGAGAGCATAATTGCGCGCGCAGCAATCTCGGGGTCGGAAGTGACTAGCAGGCCGCCCTCGCCTGAGTTCACATGTTTATAGGTCTGGCAGGAATAGCAGCCGACCGCGCCGTGACGCCCAGACAGAATCCCGTTCCAGCGCGCGCCCATCGTGTGGGCGCAATCTTCGATCACGGTCACATCTGCGGCATCGCAAACCGCCATAAGCCGGTCCATGTCACAGAGATGCCCGCGCATATGCGACAGCATCAGCACGCGAGGATGACCTTCGACCGACAAGTGTTTTTCCAGATCCTCCAGATCCAACGTCAGCGCCTCGGTGACGCCGACGTAGACCGGATCTGCGCCCACAGCCGCGATTGCCCCCGGCACCGGCGCCAGAGTGAAGGCGTTAGTCAGCACCCTATCGCCCGGCTTCACCCCGACGGACCGCAGGGCAGTCGCCAGAGCATAGCCGCCAGAAGCCACCGCCAACGCGAAGGGCGCTTCCATCTGGGCAGCGAATTCCTCCTCCAGAAGGGTCACTTCGCCCGCCTCATCGCCCACCACATTATAGCGGTGCAAGCGGCCGTGACGCATCACCTCGACAGCGGCCTCAATAGCCTCTTCAGGGATGGGTTCCTGCTGGGTAAAACTACCGGTGAAAATCTCTGTCATCATGCGTTTGTCTGCGTCTGACTGCATAAGGTCAAGCCCCCGGTCCGCGACGCCAGACTGCCGTTAAAGCGGCAGCAATCGCGCTGCCAGTGCAGGCAGATCCTCGAACCGCTGCAGCAACGCTTCCGGGCGCAGCGCCTCAAGGTCGCCGCCCGACGGACCAAAAGTGACCAGCACCGAAGCAACACCGGCGGCCGCAGAGGTTTTGCGGTCGGTATCGGTATCACCAATCAGTATCGTCCGCTCCGGATCCCCCCCGGCCCGGCGCGCGGCTTCGCGCAGGGGCTCGGGATCAGGTTTGCGCACGGGCAGAGTATCGGCCCCCACCAGCGAATGAAATGCGTCACGAACCCCCAGGCTGCGAGTCAGTTTCTCCGCCAATGCTTCAGGTTTGTTGGTGCAGATGCCCACGCGAAATCCGTCGACCTTCAACTGTTCGACCGCCTCCATGGCGCCCGGATACATGACGGTATGGTGGTCAATCGCGTCGCGATATTGCTCCAGCAGAACAGGATAATATTCCTCAACCAGGTCTTCGCTGTAGCGGCCCGCCCGTTTCAATCCTGCGGTCAGCATGCTCTTGCCGCCACGCAGCGCAACGCCTGCATCCTGTGGCAGGTGCAGCAGATCGCCAAGCCCCATCTTGCGAAAACATGCGTTGGCCGCCGCGAGCAAATCACCAGATGTATCCGCCAGAGTGCCGTCCAGATCGAAGATAACCGTTCGCATATCTGCCCTCTCTCGGCGCGTTTTCGCCACCGCTTGTTGCAACCCGCAATCTTGTTTGATGCCGCTTTGCCTTGCGCACCTGCTGTTAGCGGATAAAACGGGGGCGCTGAAAAGACAAAGAGAAAACAACACATGAGCACCGCCCTCGTCATTCTGGCCGCAGGCAAAGGCACCCGGATGAACTCCGACCTGCCCAAGGTTTTGCATCCCATTGCCCACGCCCCGATGCTGGAACACGCGCTATCCGCAGGTCGCGCGCTGACGCCGGAGCGCACCATTGTTGTGGCAGGCCACGGGGCGGACTATGTGCGCTCCATGATGGCCGACATCGACGAAGATGCTGAAATTGTTGTTCAGGAAGAACAGCTTGGAACCGCACATGCGGTGGCACAGACCCGTGATGCCCTGTCCGATTTTGATGGCGATATCGTCGTGCTTTACGGCGACACGCCCTTTGTCAGCGCCGAGACATTGCAGCGGATGCTGGCCGCGCGGCAGAGCGCCGATCTGGTGGTCCTAGGCTTTACCGCAGCTGATCCCGCGCGCTATGGGCGATTGCTCATGGATGGCAATAGCCTTGAGCGGATTGTCGAATACAAGGACGCAACTGAGGCTGAGCGGGAGATCGATTTCTGCAATTCCGGGCTGATGGCAGGTAATGCGGCGCAGATGTTTGCGCTGATTGACCAAGTCGACAGCGCCAATGCATCAGGTGAATACTATCTCACTGATCTGGTGGAACTGGCGCGTGCCGATGGGCTGCAGGTCACAGCGGTTTCCTGCGATGAGGCCGAAACCCTCGGCATCAATTCCCGCGCCGATCTGGCCGAGGCCGACCGTGTCTTCCAACAGCGCAAGCGCGCCGATCTGATGGCTGATGGTGTCACGCTGATGGACCCGGAAACGGTGTATCTGGCCTTTGATACTGTCATCGGGCGCGACACGATCATTGAACCCAATGTCGTCTTTGGCCCCGAGGTCACGGTGGAAAGCGGTGTGTTCATCCGGTCCTTTTCCCATTTTGAGGGCTGTCATATTTCGCGCGGTTCCAAGGTCGGCCCCTATGCCCGCCTGCGCCCCGGCGCAGAGTTGGCCGAAAACACCCATATCGGCAATTTCGTTGAAATCAAAAACGCCGAGATCGCCGAGGGCGCAAAGGTCAACCACCTGAGCTATATTGGCGATGCCAGCGTGGGGGCCGAAACAAATATCGGCGCAGGAACAATCACTTGCAACTACGACGGCGTGATGAAGCATCGCACCGAAATCGGCGCACGGGCCTTCATCGGCTCCAACACAATGCTGGTGGCCCCGGTGCGGATCGGCGATGAGGCCATGACCGCAACAGGTGCCGTGGTCACCAAATCGGTTGAGGACGGCGCGCTGGCGATTGCACGCGCTGAACAGAAAAACAAACCGGGTCGCGCGCGCAAGCTGATGGACATGCTGCGCGCAAAGAAAGCCCGTCTGAGCAAAGGAGCCGAATAATGTGTGGCATCGTCGGCGTTCTTGGCAATCATGAAGCAGCTCCCATTCTGGTCGAGGCGCTGAAGCGGCTTGAATATCGCGGGTATGACAGCGCAGGCATCGCTACGGTCAACGGTGGTGCTCTGGATCGCCGCCGCGCCGTCGGCAAGCTGGTGAATCTCTCTGATCTGTTGGTTCACCAACCGCTGGCCGGAAAATCCGGTATTGGCCATACGCGTTGGGCCACTCATGGTGCCCCCACCGTCGGCAACGCGCACCCCCATCAGGCCGGCGGTGTTTCTGTTGTCCACAACGGCATTATCGAGAACTTCAAAGAATTGCGCGAAAAGCTTGCCCAAAAGGGCATCACATTTGCGACAGAAACCGACACCGAAACCGTCGCCCTGCTTTGCCAATCGCTGATCGGTGACGGTAAGACACCAGTTGAAGCGGCGCGTGAAACCGTACAGCAGCTCGAGGGTGCCTTTGCTCTCGCCTTTCTGTTTGAGGGCGAAGCGGACCTGATGATCGCGGCACGCAAGGGCTCCCCCCTTGCAATCGGGCATGGTGACGGCGAGATGTTCGTTGGCTCCGATGCCATCGCGCTGGCGCCCTTCACTGACCAGATCACCTATCTGGAAGAGGGCGATTTTGCCGTACTGACGCGCAACAGCCTAGAGATCCGGGATCAGCGTGGTGCCATCGCCAACCGCGAGAAACGCCAGATCCAGCTTGCCAACGCCCGTGTGGACAAGGACGGTCACAAGCATTTCATGGCCAAGGAAATCGCCGAGCAACCGGTGGCCATTGACCGCGCGTTGAAGGCCTATATAGGCGACGATGGACAGCTGTCGCTACCGGCTGAACTTGATTTCACCAAGATCGAACGGCTGACCATGGTGGCCTGCGGCACCGCCTTCTACGCTTGCATGGTTGCAAAATACTGGTTTGAGCAGATCGCCCGGATGCCGGTCGAGGTCGATGTCGCCTCTGAATTCCGTTACCGGGAACCGCCGGTGCCAGAGAAAACGCTGGCACTGTTCGTGTCGCAATCGGGCGAGACCGCCGACACGCTGGCGGCGCTGCGCTACATGGATGGCAAGGCACAGCAGATCGTGGGGCTGGTCAATGTCCCTGAAAGCTCTATCGCGCGGGAAAGCGATGTGATCCTGCCGCTGCATGCTGGTCCAGAAATTTCTGTCGCTTCAACCAAGGCGTTTACCTGCCAGCTGTCGATCCTGTTGCTGCTGGCCCTGCGCGCGGCTGAGCAACGCGGCCTCCCCCTGCCGGACGGGATGCCCGCCGACCTGCGCGCCCTGCCGGGATTGATCCATCAGTCTCTGGCCGCGGAAAAGCAAATCACCGCCTCGGCCCGCGGGCTGGCCGAGGCGCGGGATATTATTTTCCTCGGGCGCGGGCAGTTGTACCCGCTGGCGCTGGAAGGCGCGCTGAAGCTCAAGGAGCTGAGTTATATCCACGCAGAAGGCTATGCCAGCGGTGAGCTGAAGCACGGCCCGATCGCATTGATTGATGAAAAAGTGCCGGTGGTTGTTATGGCACCGCGTGATGCACTGTTCGACAAGACCGTCTCCAATATGCAGGAGGTGATGGCGCGCGGCGGTAAGGTGATCCTGATCACCGATGCCGAAGGCGCCAAAATCGCAGGCGATGGTACCCATGAGGTGATCGTGATGCCGCAGGTTCCAGACAGCTTGGCCCCAATCCTTTATGCCGTACCCGCACAGCAAATCGCTTATTACACGGCCATCGCAAAAGGAACTGATGTGGACCAGCCCCGCAACCTTGCAAAATCGGTGACCGTAGAATGAGCGTGTTGACAGTTGAACGGGCTTTGGCGGCACTAGAGGCCGCCGCGGAACCAGCGCGCGCGACCCAGATGGCGGGCTATCACAAGCAGAAACGCCGGGTGCTGGGCGTGCCGAACCCGGTGATCAACAGCCTCAGTCAAGACTGGCGCAAAGCCTTCGGCGCGCAGGATGACGGCCTGACTGCCCGCTGCGCGCTGGCGCAGGAGCTGTGGGCCAGCGATGTGTTCGAAGCACGTATTGCCGCTGCAAAGCTGCTGACCCAGGCGCGGATCAAGGAAGATGCGCCAGTCTGGGATCTGCTGCAAAGCTGGGTGCCGGATTTCGACAGCTGGGCCATTGCCGATCACGCAGCCTCGGCAATACAGAAACGACTTCAGGCACAGCCCGAGCGGCTGGACACCGTAGAGGGCTGGACGTCCAGCGATCACATGTGGACCCGCCGGGCCGCGTTGGTCTCGACCCTGCCGTGGGCAAAACTGCCCAATCCGAAACCTGAAGAGTTGGCCGCGCGTGAACGGATCCTTGGCTGGGCTGCGCGCTACGTGCCCGATCGCAACTGGTTCATTCAGAAATCCATCGCCTGGTGGCTGCGCGATCTCAGCAAACATGATGCCAACCGCTCCCGTGCGTTTCTGGCCGAATATGGCGCGGCAATGAAACCCTTCGCCCGTAAGGAAGCCGCCAAATATCTGGCGTCCTCTGGTGAGGACACCGCAGATGCATCCGCCACCGAAAATGAATAATAGCCCGACAGCATAAGAAAAGGCGCAAGGAAGAAATCCCTCGCGCCTTTTCCATATCTTCAAGACGTCAAATCACGCCGCTGGCAGCACCTGCACCTCGACCAGCTCGGTCAATGGCAGACCCAGTGCCCGCATCGCATCAATGGACAACCGGCTTCCGGCTCCGGTATCGCCGCCAATCGGCCGCAG
The nucleotide sequence above comes from Phaeobacter inhibens DSM 16374. Encoded proteins:
- the glmS gene encoding glutamine--fructose-6-phosphate transaminase (isomerizing), with product MCGIVGVLGNHEAAPILVEALKRLEYRGYDSAGIATVNGGALDRRRAVGKLVNLSDLLVHQPLAGKSGIGHTRWATHGAPTVGNAHPHQAGGVSVVHNGIIENFKELREKLAQKGITFATETDTETVALLCQSLIGDGKTPVEAARETVQQLEGAFALAFLFEGEADLMIAARKGSPLAIGHGDGEMFVGSDAIALAPFTDQITYLEEGDFAVLTRNSLEIRDQRGAIANREKRQIQLANARVDKDGHKHFMAKEIAEQPVAIDRALKAYIGDDGQLSLPAELDFTKIERLTMVACGTAFYACMVAKYWFEQIARMPVEVDVASEFRYREPPVPEKTLALFVSQSGETADTLAALRYMDGKAQQIVGLVNVPESSIARESDVILPLHAGPEISVASTKAFTCQLSILLLLALRAAEQRGLPLPDGMPADLRALPGLIHQSLAAEKQITASARGLAEARDIIFLGRGQLYPLALEGALKLKELSYIHAEGYASGELKHGPIALIDEKVPVVVMAPRDALFDKTVSNMQEVMARGGKVILITDAEGAKIAGDGTHEVIVMPQVPDSLAPILYAVPAQQIAYYTAIAKGTDVDQPRNLAKSVTVE
- the glmU gene encoding bifunctional UDP-N-acetylglucosamine diphosphorylase/glucosamine-1-phosphate N-acetyltransferase GlmU, which translates into the protein MSTALVILAAGKGTRMNSDLPKVLHPIAHAPMLEHALSAGRALTPERTIVVAGHGADYVRSMMADIDEDAEIVVQEEQLGTAHAVAQTRDALSDFDGDIVVLYGDTPFVSAETLQRMLAARQSADLVVLGFTAADPARYGRLLMDGNSLERIVEYKDATEAEREIDFCNSGLMAGNAAQMFALIDQVDSANASGEYYLTDLVELARADGLQVTAVSCDEAETLGINSRADLAEADRVFQQRKRADLMADGVTLMDPETVYLAFDTVIGRDTIIEPNVVFGPEVTVESGVFIRSFSHFEGCHISRGSKVGPYARLRPGAELAENTHIGNFVEIKNAEIAEGAKVNHLSYIGDASVGAETNIGAGTITCNYDGVMKHRTEIGARAFIGSNTMLVAPVRIGDEAMTATGAVVTKSVEDGALAIARAEQKNKPGRARKLMDMLRAKKARLSKGAE
- a CDS encoding DNA alkylation repair protein, whose product is MSVLTVERALAALEAAAEPARATQMAGYHKQKRRVLGVPNPVINSLSQDWRKAFGAQDDGLTARCALAQELWASDVFEARIAAAKLLTQARIKEDAPVWDLLQSWVPDFDSWAIADHAASAIQKRLQAQPERLDTVEGWTSSDHMWTRRAALVSTLPWAKLPNPKPEELAARERILGWAARYVPDRNWFIQKSIAWWLRDLSKHDANRSRAFLAEYGAAMKPFARKEAAKYLASSGEDTADASATENE
- a CDS encoding HAD-IA family hydrolase, whose protein sequence is MRTVIFDLDGTLADTSGDLLAAANACFRKMGLGDLLHLPQDAGVALRGGKSMLTAGLKRAGRYSEDLVEEYYPVLLEQYRDAIDHHTVMYPGAMEAVEQLKVDGFRVGICTNKPEALAEKLTRSLGVRDAFHSLVGADTLPVRKPDPEPLREAARRAGGDPERTILIGDTDTDRKTSAAAGVASVLVTFGPSGGDLEALRPEALLQRFEDLPALAARLLPL
- a CDS encoding DegT/DnrJ/EryC1/StrS family aminotransferase — encoded protein: MTEIFTGSFTQQEPIPEEAIEAAVEVMRHGRLHRYNVVGDEAGEVTLLEEEFAAQMEAPFALAVASGGYALATALRSVGVKPGDRVLTNAFTLAPVPGAIAAVGADPVYVGVTEALTLDLEDLEKHLSVEGHPRVLMLSHMRGHLCDMDRLMAVCDAADVTVIEDCAHTMGARWNGILSGRHGAVGCYSCQTYKHVNSGEGGLLVTSDPEIAARAIMLSGSYMLYSRHRAAPGPEVFERIKYETPNISGRMDNLRAAILRPQLRDLDQQVQRWNARYQRIEAGLRDTPGLKVVERPEEELYVGSSIQFLLLDWTDQNITEVLNRCAARGVELKWFGASEPVAFTSRYDSWRYADAPAMPASDRILHGIIDMRVPLTFSLEDCAQIARIIRAEVAAVFQAGLG